The Caloranaerobacter sp. TR13 genomic interval TAATTGAAAACTACTAACTTCCACTACAAAAATATCATTTTTGTTCGAGTTAATTAATTTCCATAATATTCCTACTCCAACATTCCCTGTTACATGACATACCTTGTTAGCATTCTTAAAAACTTCTCCTATTAAGGTCGTGGTAGTTGTTTTACCATTAGTACCCGTAATAGCAATAAATTGATTAGATGAAATTCTGTATGCTAACTCAATATCGGTAATAACTTCAATACCTTTTTCTACAGCTTTACTAATTATAGGTAAATTTAAAGGTATTCCAGGACTTTTTATTATTAAATCAATATTATCCAAATCAACATCATTAGTACCTAAAACATATTTGACTTTTATACCTCTTAACTCATCAATATATGGCTTTAATTCATCTTCTTTCTTTCTATCACTAATTATGATATTAACATTTAGCTTATTTAGTGCTTTAGCTGTTGAAACACCACTAATACCTAATCCCAAAATCAAAATATTTCTATATTTAAGTTCCAATTATATCACCTACTTTAAAAAATAATTTTACATTATACCAGCAATTCCTATTAAACATAAAATTACTGTTGTAATCCAAAACACAACTACTACTTTTGTCTCTTTCCATCCCTTTAATTCAAAATGATGATGTAAAGGACTCATTTTAAATACTCTTTTACCTGTTAATTTAAATGAAGCTACCTGTATGATAACTGATAATGCTTCAACGAAATAAATACCACCTACTATAGGTAATATAAGTGGTAAATTCATAAGTACTGCAATAGTAGAAATAGCACCTCCTAATGCTAAAGAACCTGTATCGCCCATAAAAACTTTTGCTGGATGAGCATTATATCTTAAGAAGCCTAAACATGCTCCTGCTAAAGCAGCAGAAAAAATAGCTACACTATTAAACCCTAAAGTCACTGAAGCAATACCAAAGAATGCTAAAACTATTAATGTAACTCCTGTAGCTAGTCCGTCTAAACCATCTGTTAGATTAACGCTATTTACTGTGCCTACAACTACAAAAGCAATAAACGGTATATAAAACATTCCCAAGTCTAAAGTTTTATCTAAAAAAGGTATTAAAACCTTAGTCCCTAAGATCGAAGTGTTTGACTGATAAATAGCTAAAATTACTGCAAATAGTATCTGACCAATTAGCTTTTGATAAGCCCTTAATCCAAGCGATCTTTTTAATACTACCTTTATAAAATCATCTATAAAACCAATTAGCCCAAACCCTAAAGTAGCCACTAAAAGTACAATCATATCTCTATTTATTAATCCTGATGACAAAGTAGTAATAAGCAAAGCAATTAACATTATAATTCCACCCATTGTAGGGGTACCTTGCTTTTTAAGGTGTGTTTTTGGCCCTTCCCCCCTAACATTTTGTCCAACCTTTAATCTTTTCAAAATAGGTATTAAGATTGGCCCTAAAATTAAAGTAATTACAAATGAAATAATAATGATCTTAATTATTACTTTATAATCCATCATTTGTCTACTCCTCTCTTAAGCATATGTTCAATCTATTTTATTCTTCTTCACCAAGTAATTCCAGTACGATTTTCTTTTCATCAAACGGTAATACTTTATTACCAATAATCTGATATGTTTCATGACCTTTACCAGCTAATAAAATAACGTCATCTTTTTTAGCTATTTCTAAAGCATAACGTATCGCTTCTCTCCTATCCTCAATAACTACATATTCGCACTCTTCATTATTAATCCCCTTTATAATGTCATTAATTATTTCTATTGGATTTTCAGTTCTAGGATTATCATTTGTAATAATACATATATCACAATAATGAGAAGCAATTTCTCCCATTTTAGGTCTCTTTGTTTTATCTCTATCTCCACCACAACCAAATACAATTATTTTTCTTCCTTTTGCAAATTGATCAATCGTACTTAATACTTTTTTAAACCCATCAGGAGTATGTGCATAATCTATTATAACTGAATAATCTGTTTTTGTTGGTACTACTTCAAACCTTCCATCTACGCCTCGTACTGCTTCGAGTCCTTTTTTTATATCTTCCAACTTTATGTTATATGCAATGCCACAAGCTGCAGCTGCTAAAGCATTATAAACACTAAATTTACCAGGAATATTAAACCTTATATCTATATTTCCACTAGGTGTTATTAAATCAAACTTAACTCCACTTGCATAAAACTCTATATTATGAGCTGTTATATCAGCCTTGCTTTCTATTCCATATGTTAAAATTGGTGTTTCAAATTCTTGTATGGTATCTTTAATTCTTCTCCCATATTCATCATCTATATTTATAATATTAAAATCTCTAGTCTTATAAAAAAGTTTAACCTTTGCTTCCATATAGCTTTGTAAATCCTTATGAAAATCTAAGTGTTCAGGTGTTAAATTAGTAAAAATACCTACATTAAAATCACAGTACTCAACTCTTTTTAATTCAAGAGAATGCGATGAAACCTCCATTACACAACTCTCTACATTTTCTTCCACCATTGAGTTAAAAAATTCTTGTAAGTCCAAGGATTCAGGCGTAGTGTTCTTTGCTTTAATAACTTTGCCGTTTATCATATTTCCTATCGTTCCTATTACCCCAACATTCTTGCCTGATTTTTCCATGATGGATTTTATTAAGTAAGTTGTTGTTGTTTTTCCATTAGTACCAGTAATCCCTATTAACTCTAATTTTGTTGATGGATTTTTATAAAAATTGGATGAAATTCTAGCTAAAGAACATCTTGTATCTTTAACTAATATTTTAACAACATTCTCAGAAATATTTATATCTTTTTGTAATATTACTACTTTTGCACCGTTACTAATTGCTTGACTTACGTAATTATGACCATCAGTTTTGTAACCTTCTATAGCTACAAATACACAATCCTTTACAGCCTTTCTTGAATCATATACTATTTTAGAAATTTCTATATTTAAATTGCCACTGTATCTCACAATTTCTAATCCTTCGATTAAATCAGTCAATTTCATTTTTAGCACCTCACTACTATATTGTCAACTCATTACTTATTGATAATATCACATTTAAATATTATTAGTCTACTTAAAAGGCAACTTTCAAACAAAGCCAGCATTGTTTGAAGTTGCCTCATGTTATATATTAATTCACTTTATCAAACTCAACTTCTACCAAAGAATTAAACTCTACCATAGTACCTGCTGCGGGATACTGACTTTTTGCAACACCATTTCCTTTAAACTTAAATCTTAAATTTAGATTGTTAAGAAGCTCCGTAACTTCCTCCATTGTTTTACCTTTAAGATTAGGTATTACAATTTTACTATCTTCTTTTCTTCGAGAATATACATATAAATCTATCATTGACCCCTTTTTTACCTTTGTACCTGGCAATGGGAATTGGTCTATTACTAATGCATCTTTCTGAACATCTAAAGTTTCTGTATTATAGTCAAGACCAAACTTCCTTAGTTTATTTGCAGCTTCTTTTATAGTTAAATTTCTTACTTCGGGTACTGTCACTATTTTTTTACTATTATCTTTCTGCTCATCTTCAGTAAATTGTGGTTCTACATCTAAGTAATTTAAAGTATCCTTAACTACTTGACCAGCTACCGGTGCAGCAATTCTACCACCATAGTATTCGCCATTACTAGGTTCATCAATAACAACTAATACTGTAATCTTAGGATCATTTACAGGTGCAACAGCAACAAAAGACGCTATATATTTACCCTCAGCATATCTACCATTTATTACTTTTTGAGCTGTACCTGTCTTTCCTCCTACTCTATAACCAGGAACATAAGCTTTTTTACCAGTACCTGATGAAACAACTGTTTCTAATATACTTAATAAAGTTTTAGAAGTATCTTTTGATAGTACTTTTCTCTTTATTATTGGTTTAAATTCATGAACTACATTGCCTTTACTATCCACTAATTCTTTAACTATTCTAGGTTGCATCAAATTCCCACCATTTGCAACTGCAGATATAGCAGTGATTAACTGTATTGGCGTAACAGCGATTCCCTGTCCATACGAAATAGTTGCCAAATTAACTTCTCTCATATATTCAGGGCCTCTAGGAATAATTCCAGATTGTTCTCCAGTTAACTCAATTCCAGTCTTTTCACCAAAACCAAAAGCTTTTATATATTTATACATTCTTTCTTTGCCAAGTCTTTGACCAACAGCTACAAAAACTTCATTACATGAATTTTGAACTCCTTCAACAAAAGTTTCACTACCATGTGGATTGTACCAACGCCAACACTTTAGTCTAGCTCCTTCAACACTAGTTATAAAACCATCACAATAGAATTGACTCTTAGGAGTAACAACATTTTCCTCTAACCCTGCAGCAGCAGTTATTATCTTGAATGTAGAACCCGGTTCATAAACATCATTTATAGAAAAGTTTCGCCACATATCATACCATTTTTTTATCAACTCTTTTTGAGATAATCCTTCCCATTGTTTTTTTACATCTTCATCTAGAGGTTGTCTAGGATTATTCGGGTCATAGTCTGGTTTAGAAGCCATAGCCAATATATCACCTGTTTTAGGTTCCATAACTATTATTGATACTCTTTTAGCCTTATTTTTTACTAAAGCTTCTAAAGCAGCTTTTTCGGCAAAATGCTGAATGGTCTCATCTATTGTAAGAACAACACTTAGACCGTCTTCAGGTTCATATAATTTTTCATTTGCATATGGCAATTGTCTTCCTACTGCATCCGCTGTTTTTATCCATCTTCCTGGTGTTCCTGTTAAATATTTATTATATGTCTTTTCAATGCCATACAAACCAACATTATCAATATCAGTAAACCCAAGAATATATGCTGCAAAGTTACCATACGGATAATACCTTTTGTTATCGTCTACAATTTCTATCCCACTTAACTTTTTACTTCTCAAAATATCCGCTTCATCTTTAGATATCCACATCTTTATCTTAACAACACTTTGTCTGCTTGTAATCTTTTTATAAACATTCTCTTCATCTAAATTGAGTACTTCTGCTAATATTTTTGCAGTTTCTTTAGGATTTTTTACATCTGCAGGTCTACACCAAACTGTATCAGCACTTACACTTATAGCCAGTTTCTTCCCTTTTCTATCAAATATTACTCCTCTTTTGGCTTTAACTGGTATATCTCTAGTCCACTGTTCTAGAGCTAACTTCTTCAGTTCTTCACCCTTAACTATCTGCAAGTACCCTAGTCTTATCGTTAGTGATAATGCGGCAATCGATACTAATAACAATATTGCAATAAGTCTTTTTTTTGTAGAAATAGTGGGTGATGACACAATTTTTCCCCCTTATATTACTCAAAATATCCAAACATTTTATTGACAACATTTCTAAAAGCATTAAGGAATATATAGTTATTATTCCCTTTATTTTCAGCTACATCAATTTCATTGTTAAATAAATCATCAACAGTCACATATACTGTTTGGTCATTTGTAGGATATTTCAAACCTAGTCTTTGCTGTGCTTCTTTTTCTATCCATTTAGATTCTTTTATTTTTTCTAATTCTATAAGTAAATATTGTCTTTGACTACTTAGCTTTTCTATTTCCTTATCAAGCATAGTTATATCGTATCTCATTTTTGTAATATGAGCATATCTTAATAAAACAACAAGAGCCACAGCTAAAATCAAAAAAGAAAACATAATCATTTTGATTTTCATTAAAACTAATTTTTTTGATTTTCTTTTTTCTCTCTCATTTATTTTTATTCTATTTTCATTTTTTACAAAGCTATTTTCTTTTTTTGCTACTAACAAATTTATTCACCCCTTTTCCAGTTTAGAACACTAAACTTTCTCTGCTATTCTTAGTTTAGCGCTCCTAGCTCTAGGGTTTTCTGAAAGTTCTTCACTAGAAGGTAAAATAGGTTTCTTAGTTATTACCTTTAACTCTCTCTTTTTATCACACATACACACGGGTAATTCTGGTGGACAAATACAATCTAAACTTAACTCTTTAAAAGTTTCTTTAACAATTCTATCTTCTAATGAATGAAATGTTATTATGCAAATTCTTCCACCTTTATTTAAAAACTTAACTATATCCTTAATAGTCTGTTCCAAAATACCTAATTCATTATTTACTTCAATTCTTATTGCCTGAAAA includes:
- the mraY gene encoding phospho-N-acetylmuramoyl-pentapeptide-transferase translates to MMDYKVIIKIIIISFVITLILGPILIPILKRLKVGQNVRGEGPKTHLKKQGTPTMGGIIMLIALLITTLSSGLINRDMIVLLVATLGFGLIGFIDDFIKVVLKRSLGLRAYQKLIGQILFAVILAIYQSNTSILGTKVLIPFLDKTLDLGMFYIPFIAFVVVGTVNSVNLTDGLDGLATGVTLIVLAFFGIASVTLGFNSVAIFSAALAGACLGFLRYNAHPAKVFMGDTGSLALGGAISTIAVLMNLPLILPIVGGIYFVEALSVIIQVASFKLTGKRVFKMSPLHHHFELKGWKETKVVVVFWITTVILCLIGIAGIM
- a CDS encoding UDP-N-acetylmuramoyl-L-alanyl-D-glutamate--2,6-diaminopimelate ligase, producing the protein MKLTDLIEGLEIVRYSGNLNIEISKIVYDSRKAVKDCVFVAIEGYKTDGHNYVSQAISNGAKVVILQKDINISENVVKILVKDTRCSLARISSNFYKNPSTKLELIGITGTNGKTTTTYLIKSIMEKSGKNVGVIGTIGNMINGKVIKAKNTTPESLDLQEFFNSMVEENVESCVMEVSSHSLELKRVEYCDFNVGIFTNLTPEHLDFHKDLQSYMEAKVKLFYKTRDFNIINIDDEYGRRIKDTIQEFETPILTYGIESKADITAHNIEFYASGVKFDLITPSGNIDIRFNIPGKFSVYNALAAAACGIAYNIKLEDIKKGLEAVRGVDGRFEVVPTKTDYSVIIDYAHTPDGFKKVLSTIDQFAKGRKIIVFGCGGDRDKTKRPKMGEIASHYCDICIITNDNPRTENPIEIINDIIKGINNEECEYVVIEDRREAIRYALEIAKKDDVILLAGKGHETYQIIGNKVLPFDEKKIVLELLGEEE
- a CDS encoding stage V sporulation protein D, with translation MSSPTISTKKRLIAILLLVSIAALSLTIRLGYLQIVKGEELKKLALEQWTRDIPVKAKRGVIFDRKGKKLAISVSADTVWCRPADVKNPKETAKILAEVLNLDEENVYKKITSRQSVVKIKMWISKDEADILRSKKLSGIEIVDDNKRYYPYGNFAAYILGFTDIDNVGLYGIEKTYNKYLTGTPGRWIKTADAVGRQLPYANEKLYEPEDGLSVVLTIDETIQHFAEKAALEALVKNKAKRVSIIVMEPKTGDILAMASKPDYDPNNPRQPLDEDVKKQWEGLSQKELIKKWYDMWRNFSINDVYEPGSTFKIITAAAGLEENVVTPKSQFYCDGFITSVEGARLKCWRWYNPHGSETFVEGVQNSCNEVFVAVGQRLGKERMYKYIKAFGFGEKTGIELTGEQSGIIPRGPEYMREVNLATISYGQGIAVTPIQLITAISAVANGGNLMQPRIVKELVDSKGNVVHEFKPIIKRKVLSKDTSKTLLSILETVVSSGTGKKAYVPGYRVGGKTGTAQKVINGRYAEGKYIASFVAVAPVNDPKITVLVVIDEPSNGEYYGGRIAAPVAGQVVKDTLNYLDVEPQFTEDEQKDNSKKIVTVPEVRNLTIKEAANKLRKFGLDYNTETLDVQKDALVIDQFPLPGTKVKKGSMIDLYVYSRRKEDSKIVIPNLKGKTMEEVTELLNNLNLRFKFKGNGVAKSQYPAAGTMVEFNSLVEVEFDKVN
- a CDS encoding cell division protein FtsL produces the protein MLVAKKENSFVKNENRIKINEREKRKSKKLVLMKIKMIMFSFLILAVALVVLLRYAHITKMRYDITMLDKEIEKLSSQRQYLLIELEKIKESKWIEKEAQQRLGLKYPTNDQTVYVTVDDLFNNEIDVAENKGNNNYIFLNAFRNVVNKMFGYFE